A DNA window from Theobroma cacao cultivar B97-61/B2 chromosome 5, Criollo_cocoa_genome_V2, whole genome shotgun sequence contains the following coding sequences:
- the LOC108662309 gene encoding germin-like protein subfamily 1 member 14, translating into MKGIHCFLVAFTLLAFANSLASAFDPSPLQDFCVAINDTKNGVFVNGKFCKDPKLAVADDFFYSGLNMPGNTSNPVGSNVTTVNVDQIPGLNTLGISLVRIDYAPYGGLNPPHTHPRGTEILVVVEGTLYVGFVTSNPENRLFTKVLNPGDVFVFPIGLIHFQFNIGKTAAVAFAGLSSQNAGVITIAKAVFGSNPPINPDVLTKAFQLDKRVVSYLQSRFWSD; encoded by the exons ATGAAAGGAATTCACTGCTTCCTTGTTGCTTTTACCCTCTTGGCTTTTGCTAACTCATTAGCATCAGCCTTTGACCCTAGTCCTCTCCAGGACTTTTGTGTGGCTATCAACGACACCAAGAATGGCG TGTTTGTAAATGGGAAGTTCTGCAAGGACCCAAAGCTCGCAGTAGCAGATGACTTCTTCTATTCAGGCCTCAACATGCCAGGAAACACATCAAATCCAGTTGGATCAAATGTCACTACTGTCAATGTTGACCAAATACCAGGACTTAACACCCTTGGCATATCTCTGGTTCGAATTGACTATGCACCTTATGGTGGCCTAAATCCCCCTCACACTCACCCCCGTGGCACTGAAATCCTAGTGGTCGTGGAGGGCACACTCTACGTTGGTTTTGTTACATCCAACCCGGAGAACCGTCTCTTCACTAAAGTCCTAAATCCTGGagatgtttttgttttcccaATTGGTTTGATCCACTTCCAGTTCAATATAGGGAAAACAGCGGCTGTCGCCTTTGCTGGTCTCAGCAGCCAAAATGCAGGGGTTATAACTATTGCTAAGGCAGTCTTTGGCTCAAACCCACCAATCAATCCGGATGTTCTCACAAAGGCCTTCCAGTTGGACAAGAGAGTGGTTAGCTATCTTCAGTCCCGGTTCTGGTCAGattaa